The window AGGTTAAGTTTACTATCATCCACATAATAAAAGCTAAAAACGGCTTCGCAGATCTACTACGAAGCCGTTTTATAGAATAACAGTTAATATTTTCTAGGCTGTTTTGATTATCTTACCTCTGAACTCAGCCTCAGATTTTCATATGCCTTGGAAATTAATTTATTTCTTCAGCGAGTTAAGCACTTCGTTTATTAGTTTTTCGGAAACGACAGGATTCTCTTTATACAGCGCAGGCCACACCTTCTTTTTCGCCTGTTCCTGAATTATATTCATTTCTTTATCCGTGTATCTGATAACCTTTATACCGGCTGACTCAAGATTTTTTTCATGCATCGCCTGGGCTTTCGGCGCTTCCGCCCAACGCCTGTCATGTAATTTATTTGCGAGCTTTGTCAGCTTGTCACGGTCTTCCGGAGAGAGGCCGTTCCATACGTCTTTGTTTACAATAAAAAACCAGCACTCGAAGTGATCGTTAATTGGGAGATAAACCTTTGCCATGTCGCGGAAATTTGAGTAATACCCCTCCGCTCCCGCACCGATGGCACCGTCAACTATCCCCGTCTGCATAGCTGAAAATGTATCGCTCAGAGCGATAGGTGTTGCCATAAACCCTTGAGATTCAAGAACGAGAGAGTAGGCAACGTCAAAAGGAGTTCTCAATTTAAGGTTTTTCTTAACCGTAGGATCCTTTAACCCCTTCGCATCTTTGCTGAGAATAATCCCGCCAAAATATGCCGGCCAAACCGTCAGCATGTGAATGTTCTGGCGATCAAAGAGCTTTTCCATCTCACGGTATATAACGCCTCCGCGCCCATAGGCGGTTCTTGCTTCCTTCCAATCTTTCACTATAAACGGAAAAACAGGAAGCATCGCCATCCTATCCACCGTAGAATTGATGCATGCAAGCATCATCTCTACGTCGCCGATGCTGATTCTTTCCTGTACAACACTATAGTCGCCTAACACACTTGACGGATAAATAGCGATATTGACTCTTCCGTTTGTCGCTTTTTTAGCCTCATCTGCAAACCACTTTGTATCGGCATCGACTTCTGAACCTTCCGCCCTCATATGAGAAAGTTTCCACGTTGCAGCCTGTGCCCCGCTTTGAGCTAACAATACGACGATAATAATTGCGACTAACTGGAAAAACTTACGGTAGTTCATCATATTACCTCCTGATATTATTTGATTTATGATAACAACCCCTACAGAGTTGCTTCATCCAGTAACGTTTTTCTTAATTTAAGCCAAAAAGGCTCGGGATGAACAGCGACAGAGGTGCCCAATATGTGGTCAATAGTATTACGGGAAGATAACCGAAAACTAAGAATATAATCGTCGGTTTGAGAATTTCATTAAACGAGCACTTACCGACACGCATTCCCAGATATAGGATGCTTGCATACGGCGGCGTTACTCCGCCCATAGCAAGGTTCACTCCCATAATCGCGGCAAAGTGGATTGGCGTGATACCCAGCTCTTGCACAAGCGGCAGCAACATAGGAGCACAAAGTATCATTCCCGTACCGTCGTTAACGATCATGCCAACTGTGAAAAGGAATATGTTGACCATAATTAAAAGTATGAACTTATTGTGCGTGATACTAAACATAAATTCTACCAGAGCCTGCGGCACCTTGAGAATTACGTATGTTTGGCTCAATATTAGACAGAAAAGGATCATTGTCATCAAAGCGCCAGAGGATGTGGCTGCTTCACGGCAAAGCTTAAAGAAATCACCTTTCTTAAATCCTTTATATATCCAGAAACCGACGGGAATCGCATATGCCGCCGATACGGCGGCTGCTTCTGTTGCCGTAAATATACCGCCATAGATTCCACCAAGTATGATAACTGGCATTAAAAGTGCGGGCAGGGCGTTTATAGTTCTTGAGCCAAGCTCTTTTCTCTTTTGACGTACCGTCTCAATCGAGTCTATGTCCAGGGGCATATTGTATCTCCGCACCAGATATAGATTTAAAATTGAAAGATTGACGGTGATAAGCAAGCCAGGACCGGCTGTAGACATAAAGCAGGCAAGGATAGACGTTCCCGTAACCCAGCCGTACAATATCATGATCGCGCTGGGAGGGATAAGCAATCCTAAAATGGACGACACTGTCAGCAGCGCTGTTGCGTACCCGCGAGGATAGCCTTGTTCAACCATTCTTGGAATAAGGATTGGCCCAGTAGCGGCAACACCTGTAAAACCACTGCCGGAAATGGCTCCGATAACGGCACATGTAAAACAGCAAACCACGCCAAGTCCGCCTTTTATATGTCCGATAAACACATCTACAAAGTCAAGCAGCCTTTTTGCTATTCCTGAGCCGCCCATCAGAGTGCCGGAGAGAATGAACAAGGGGCTTGCCAAAAGAATAGGGTTCAACATTTGAGAAAATCCCCATAACATCATGCTCTTCATTGAAACTTCACCAAACACGCTCATAAAAAGAAGAGCCCCGCCAAAGCAAAACGGAAGAGGGACAGCAAGTATCAACAACACTATGACTAATAAAATATCCAACAACACAAT is drawn from Cloacibacillus porcorum and contains these coding sequences:
- the dctP gene encoding TRAP transporter substrate-binding protein DctP; translated protein: MMNYRKFFQLVAIIIVVLLAQSGAQAATWKLSHMRAEGSEVDADTKWFADEAKKATNGRVNIAIYPSSVLGDYSVVQERISIGDVEMMLACINSTVDRMAMLPVFPFIVKDWKEARTAYGRGGVIYREMEKLFDRQNIHMLTVWPAYFGGIILSKDAKGLKDPTVKKNLKLRTPFDVAYSLVLESQGFMATPIALSDTFSAMQTGIVDGAIGAGAEGYYSNFRDMAKVYLPINDHFECWFFIVNKDVWNGLSPEDRDKLTKLANKLHDRRWAEAPKAQAMHEKNLESAGIKVIRYTDKEMNIIQEQAKKKVWPALYKENPVVSEKLINEVLNSLKK
- a CDS encoding TRAP transporter large permease, which codes for MLTIVLLDILLVIVLLILAVPLPFCFGGALLFMSVFGEVSMKSMMLWGFSQMLNPILLASPLFILSGTLMGGSGIAKRLLDFVDVFIGHIKGGLGVVCCFTCAVIGAISGSGFTGVAATGPILIPRMVEQGYPRGYATALLTVSSILGLLIPPSAIMILYGWVTGTSILACFMSTAGPGLLITVNLSILNLYLVRRYNMPLDIDSIETVRQKRKELGSRTINALPALLMPVIILGGIYGGIFTATEAAAVSAAYAIPVGFWIYKGFKKGDFFKLCREAATSSGALMTMILFCLILSQTYVILKVPQALVEFMFSITHNKFILLIMVNIFLFTVGMIVNDGTGMILCAPMLLPLVQELGITPIHFAAIMGVNLAMGGVTPPYASILYLGMRVGKCSFNEILKPTIIFLVFGYLPVILLTTYWAPLSLFIPSLFGLN